One genomic segment of Paenibacillus xylanexedens includes these proteins:
- a CDS encoding aminotransferase class I/II-fold pyridoxal phosphate-dependent enzyme, translated as MVSFDSEISELQRQVERQIEGQLQQIDRITDHNQWKVINAFQQRKVSDFHFAGSTGYAYNDRGREVLDEVYADVFGAEAALVRPHFASGTHTISTALFGVLRPGDELLYITGKPYDTLHKVIGEPGDGTGSLRDFGIGYRETALADEGGVDWAAVEKSITPATKVIGIQRSRGYDWRSSFCVAEIADMVTRVKALKEDVIVFVDNCYGEFTEEREPTEVGVDLMAGSLIKNPGGGIAETGGYICGKEQYVQLAAYRLTAPGIGGEVGAMLGTTRGIYQGLYMAPTIVGQAIKGSTFAAAMFAESGFVTKPAWNEARTDLIQAVKLSSAEHLIAFVQGIQRAAAVDSHVVPEPWDMPGYEHPVIMAAGTFIQGGSLELSADAPIREPYIGYMQGGLTYSHVKYGVLMALQTMKDRKLL; from the coding sequence ATGGTAAGCTTTGATTCAGAAATATCTGAACTTCAACGTCAAGTGGAGCGTCAGATTGAAGGACAACTGCAACAGATTGATCGGATCACAGATCACAATCAATGGAAGGTGATTAATGCTTTCCAACAGCGAAAAGTAAGTGATTTTCACTTTGCAGGTTCAACAGGTTATGCCTATAACGATCGTGGCCGTGAAGTGCTTGATGAAGTATATGCTGATGTTTTCGGCGCGGAAGCCGCGTTGGTGCGTCCTCATTTTGCTTCAGGTACTCATACGATTAGTACAGCTCTCTTTGGAGTTTTGCGTCCAGGTGACGAATTATTGTACATCACGGGTAAGCCTTACGACACATTGCATAAAGTTATTGGCGAACCCGGTGATGGTACAGGTTCATTACGCGATTTTGGCATCGGTTACCGTGAGACGGCCTTAGCTGATGAAGGTGGAGTGGATTGGGCAGCAGTTGAAAAAAGCATTACACCGGCTACAAAAGTCATTGGGATTCAACGTTCACGTGGTTATGACTGGCGCTCATCCTTCTGTGTTGCTGAGATTGCTGACATGGTTACGCGTGTTAAAGCGCTGAAGGAGGATGTCATCGTATTCGTAGATAATTGTTACGGTGAATTCACAGAGGAACGTGAACCGACAGAAGTTGGAGTTGATCTGATGGCCGGATCACTGATCAAGAATCCTGGTGGAGGCATTGCGGAAACCGGTGGATACATATGTGGGAAGGAACAATACGTACAGCTGGCAGCTTATCGTCTAACAGCCCCTGGAATTGGGGGAGAGGTTGGAGCCATGCTGGGGACAACACGTGGCATCTACCAAGGACTTTACATGGCACCGACAATTGTAGGACAAGCTATCAAAGGAAGTACGTTTGCTGCTGCGATGTTTGCTGAATCCGGATTTGTAACCAAACCCGCCTGGAATGAAGCTCGCACAGATCTGATCCAGGCTGTTAAGCTTAGCTCTGCCGAGCATCTGATCGCCTTCGTACAGGGGATTCAGCGTGCAGCAGCTGTGGATAGCCATGTGGTTCCTGAACCGTGGGATATGCCTGGTTATGAGCACCCTGTCATTATGGCGGCAGGTACGTTCATCCAGGGTGGAAGTCTGGAATTATCAGCCGACGCGCCTATTCGGGAGCCGTATATCGGGTATATGCAAGGCGGATTAACGTACTCTCATGTCAAATATGGCGTTTTGATGGCGTTACAGACTATGAAAGATCGTAAATTATTGTGA
- the glnA gene encoding type I glutamate--ammonia ligase, whose protein sequence is MSYTKEDILRISKEENVRFIRLQFTDLLGAIKNVEIPVSQLTKALDNKMMFDGSSIEGYVRIEESDMYLYPDLDSWLIFPWVAENRVARLICDVYLPDGNPFPGDPRGILKRNLKEAQDMGFTSFNVGPEPEFFLFKTDEKGNPTNELNDQGGYFDLAPTDLGENCRRDIVITLEEMGFEIEASHHEVAPGQHEIDFKYADALKAADQIQTFKLVVKTIARQHGLHATFMPKPLFGMNGSGMHCNQSLFKGNENAFVDESDELGLSKTARHFMAGTLKHARAFAAITNPTVNSYKRLVPGYEAPCYVAWSASNRSPMIRIPASRGLSTRVEVRNPDPAANPYLALSVLLKAGLDGIKRELSLPTPIDRNIYIMSEEERVEEGIPSLPADLKEALNELIRSEVICDALGDHALAHFYELKEIEWDMYRTQVHQWERDQYITLY, encoded by the coding sequence GTGAGTTATACAAAAGAAGACATTCTCCGCATTTCGAAAGAAGAAAACGTACGATTCATTCGATTGCAATTTACTGATTTGCTTGGAGCTATCAAAAACGTTGAGATTCCTGTGAGTCAGTTGACTAAGGCTCTGGATAACAAAATGATGTTCGATGGATCTTCCATTGAAGGTTATGTACGTATTGAAGAGTCCGACATGTACCTCTATCCAGATCTAGATTCTTGGCTTATTTTCCCATGGGTTGCAGAGAACCGTGTTGCACGTCTGATTTGCGACGTATATCTTCCGGATGGTAATCCGTTCCCAGGAGATCCACGTGGCATCTTGAAACGAAACCTGAAGGAAGCCCAAGATATGGGATTCACTTCCTTTAACGTTGGTCCTGAACCCGAGTTCTTCTTGTTCAAAACAGACGAAAAAGGAAACCCAACTAACGAACTGAATGACCAAGGTGGTTATTTCGATCTTGCGCCTACGGATCTTGGTGAAAACTGTCGTCGTGACATCGTTATCACACTTGAAGAAATGGGCTTTGAGATCGAAGCTTCCCACCATGAGGTAGCTCCAGGTCAGCATGAGATTGACTTTAAATATGCTGATGCTCTGAAAGCTGCTGACCAGATCCAAACGTTCAAACTCGTTGTTAAAACGATTGCACGTCAGCATGGTTTACATGCTACATTCATGCCGAAACCGCTGTTTGGTATGAACGGATCCGGTATGCACTGTAACCAATCCTTGTTCAAAGGCAATGAGAACGCATTTGTTGATGAGTCGGACGAGTTGGGTCTGAGCAAAACTGCTCGTCACTTCATGGCTGGAACTCTGAAGCACGCACGTGCGTTTGCAGCAATTACTAACCCAACTGTGAACTCATACAAACGTCTTGTACCAGGTTATGAAGCACCTTGTTATGTAGCATGGTCTGCTAGTAACCGTAGCCCAATGATTCGTATTCCAGCTTCCCGTGGTCTGAGTACACGTGTTGAGGTTCGTAACCCGGATCCGGCTGCTAACCCTTACCTGGCTTTGTCTGTTCTGTTAAAAGCAGGTCTGGACGGAATCAAACGTGAGCTTTCCTTACCAACTCCAATTGACCGTAACATCTACATCATGTCAGAAGAAGAGCGTGTGGAAGAAGGCATTCCAAGCTTGCCAGCTGACCTGAAAGAAGCATTGAATGAATTGATCCGCAGCGAAGTCATCTGTGATGCTCTCGGCGACCACGCCTTGGCTCACTTCTATGAGCTGAAAGAAATTGAGTGGGATATGTATAGAACACAAGTCCACCAATGGGAACGCGATCAATATATCACGTTGTACTAA
- the hflX gene encoding GTPase HflX has translation MTNGTHDTDTVKKDRAVLVSLVTDDVKRTGINPEYSLEELVKLAETAGVEVLSVLSQNREKRDTKWFIGKGKVEELRAIAEELGATTAIFDQELSGAQVRNLEETLDLKIIDRTQLILDIFAQRANTREGIIQVELAQHSYLLPRLSGHGKNLSRLGGGIGTRGPGESKLETDRRHIRGRIDDLKRHLEELTRHRKLHRERRKKTGIVQVALVGYTNAGKSTLLKQLTAADVYIQDQLFATLDPTSRTMELPSGKEIVLTDTVGFIQNLPHDLIAAFRATLEEVNEADLILHVVDASSAMREDQMRTVNTILQELGSGDKPQLVLYNKKDACTPEQLEMLPLDKDHIKVSALDSEDLLKIREFIQTELTGDTKRFRIPAERGDLTSVLYKIGDVVETSFEENDVIYEVELQKGEYEKFGYMLEEFIEL, from the coding sequence ATGACAAATGGTACACATGATACAGATACGGTCAAAAAAGATCGCGCCGTCTTGGTGAGTCTTGTTACGGATGATGTAAAACGTACAGGTATTAACCCTGAGTACTCTTTAGAGGAACTGGTGAAACTTGCTGAGACAGCTGGAGTGGAAGTGCTAAGTGTACTTTCTCAGAACAGGGAAAAACGTGATACCAAATGGTTCATTGGTAAAGGTAAGGTGGAAGAACTCCGTGCAATCGCGGAGGAGCTCGGAGCAACTACGGCTATTTTTGATCAGGAATTGTCAGGTGCACAGGTTCGTAATCTGGAAGAAACCCTCGATCTCAAAATTATTGATCGTACCCAATTGATTTTGGACATCTTTGCACAACGGGCCAATACTAGAGAAGGTATCATTCAAGTGGAATTGGCTCAACATAGCTATTTGCTGCCACGGTTGTCGGGTCATGGCAAGAACCTGTCCAGACTCGGGGGCGGAATCGGAACAAGAGGCCCAGGTGAAAGCAAACTGGAGACAGACCGCCGTCACATTCGTGGTCGTATCGATGATCTGAAACGTCATCTGGAAGAATTGACACGTCATCGTAAGTTGCATCGTGAACGCCGTAAAAAAACAGGTATTGTCCAGGTAGCCCTTGTTGGTTATACCAATGCTGGCAAATCAACTTTGCTTAAGCAGTTGACGGCTGCAGATGTGTATATTCAAGATCAGCTATTCGCTACATTGGATCCTACATCACGTACGATGGAACTTCCGAGTGGAAAAGAAATCGTACTTACCGACACGGTTGGATTTATTCAAAATCTACCGCATGATCTGATTGCAGCATTCCGTGCAACGTTGGAGGAAGTGAATGAGGCAGATCTGATCCTGCATGTTGTGGACGCCTCATCAGCTATGCGTGAAGATCAGATGCGGACGGTTAATACGATTCTGCAAGAACTTGGTTCAGGGGACAAGCCGCAGTTAGTCCTGTATAACAAAAAAGATGCGTGCACACCAGAGCAGCTTGAGATGCTTCCATTGGATAAAGACCATATTAAAGTAAGCGCATTAGACTCGGAGGATCTGCTTAAAATCCGTGAATTCATTCAGACAGAGCTGACAGGTGATACGAAGCGCTTCCGTATTCCGGCAGAACGTGGTGATCTTACGTCAGTACTCTATAAAATTGGTGATGTAGTGGAGACCAGCTTTGAAGAGAATGATGTCATTTATGAAGTTGAATTGCAAAAAGGTGAATATGAGAAATTTGGTTATATGCTTGAAGAATTCATTGAATTGTAA
- a CDS encoding MerR family transcriptional regulator: MGDEIRRNMALFPIGIVMKLTDLSARQIRYYEQHSLIVPARTSGNQRLFSFNDVERLLEIKALIEKGVNIAGIKQVMNPVSKESEEATVITPDTEVKRRELSDTQLHRLLKQQLVSGKRPGQVSLIQGELSRFFNKN, encoded by the coding sequence ATGGGTGATGAAATCCGCAGAAATATGGCCTTATTCCCAATTGGTATTGTAATGAAACTTACGGATCTATCTGCACGTCAGATTCGTTACTATGAGCAGCACAGCTTGATCGTTCCTGCGAGAACGTCAGGTAATCAACGGTTATTCTCTTTTAATGACGTAGAGAGATTGTTAGAGATCAAGGCTTTGATTGAAAAAGGAGTTAACATCGCGGGCATCAAACAAGTGATGAATCCTGTTTCAAAAGAATCCGAGGAAGCTACAGTTATCACGCCAGATACTGAAGTTAAACGCAGAGAGCTGTCCGATACGCAGTTGCATCGCTTGCTGAAGCAGCAGCTTGTATCAGGTAAGAGACCAGGACAAGTATCTCTCATTCAGGGAGAGCTTTCCCGATTCTTTAATAAAAACTAA
- a CDS encoding phosphotransferase enzyme family protein, translating into MNDFFRFDTDEERLALLIRARKVALSAIRKYNLEWDNIQFIQLSDTITYKIETSTDNNYLLRIHSDRLSREEIRSELLLLQALNKSKDLNVPEGMANCDGIYVLDIETETGYRRPYITMMRWIEGEKVAGEFTDSQAYNMGVLMSRLHEAAKDFNPPSDFVRPTWGVESFKREMAKLERYYERFLSEEGWKLYQDAAEKVVSQLTTMHPSEHNYGLIHADLHTGNMVFEDNQPYPIDFGRCGYGYYLYDMAGTILELWPKHRWMLIQGYESIRKLETDYIRDLECFFVMFMIENSCHHSSDPRETTSLIDEQKYAQAYIREYLNGNPFLFEVIEPVNVD; encoded by the coding sequence ATGAATGATTTTTTTAGATTTGATACTGATGAAGAACGGCTGGCGTTATTAATCAGAGCAAGGAAAGTCGCTTTATCTGCAATTCGAAAGTATAACTTAGAATGGGATAACATCCAGTTTATTCAACTATCCGATACGATCACGTATAAAATTGAAACCAGTACAGATAACAATTATTTACTTCGCATTCATTCGGACCGATTAAGCAGAGAGGAAATTCGTTCGGAGCTGCTACTGTTACAAGCCCTGAACAAATCGAAAGATCTAAATGTACCAGAAGGGATGGCAAATTGTGATGGTATTTATGTATTGGACATCGAAACAGAGACAGGATATAGGCGCCCTTATATAACGATGATGCGATGGATAGAGGGTGAAAAAGTAGCAGGTGAATTTACAGATAGTCAAGCATATAATATGGGTGTATTGATGAGCAGGCTCCATGAAGCAGCAAAGGATTTCAATCCACCTTCTGATTTTGTAAGACCTACTTGGGGAGTAGAAAGTTTTAAACGTGAAATGGCTAAGTTGGAACGTTACTATGAGCGTTTTTTATCCGAAGAGGGATGGAAGCTGTATCAAGATGCAGCTGAGAAGGTTGTATCCCAACTTACCACGATGCATCCAAGTGAACATAACTATGGGCTCATTCATGCTGATTTACATACCGGTAATATGGTATTTGAGGATAATCAACCCTATCCGATTGATTTTGGAAGATGTGGGTACGGATATTATCTCTACGATATGGCAGGCACCATATTGGAGCTTTGGCCAAAGCATCGATGGATGCTTATCCAAGGTTATGAGAGTATTAGGAAGTTGGAAACGGACTATATTCGGGATCTGGAATGTTTTTTTGTCATGTTCATGATCGAGAACTCCTGCCATCACTCCTCTGATCCAAGAGAAACAACCAGTTTAATCGATGAACAAAAGTATGCCCAAGCATACATTAGAGAATATTTAAATGGTAATCCATTTTTATTCGAAGTGATCGAGCCTGTAAATGTGGATTAA